A stretch of Cicer arietinum cultivar CDC Frontier isolate Library 1 chromosome 5, Cicar.CDCFrontier_v2.0, whole genome shotgun sequence DNA encodes these proteins:
- the LOC140920511 gene encoding uncharacterized protein has protein sequence MPTLSLTRFTVETIEQSSETQEGNKDTCRDILGKVFNVPEYSGRVRGKGFGVTPKSFFPQEKRQKPSNEEVLEKLRILSEQVALLVNTNKDKQLPVQLQPEIQMESETGSCNVGLKSIPEGVTTCVLYLSSPTQRKVGKGILYNTSGEVLHNIPIPAGHVKVSPTVAFEPTAPLPIPDNDGDMKFLSDAIGSYVAWPTHLVALEKKIPKDKSVTSPEKIQ, from the exons gaaactattgaacaaagttctgaaactcaagagggcaacaaggatacgtgcagggacattcttgggaaagtgtttaatgtccctgagtattccggtcgagtgagggggaaaggatttggcgtaactcccaaaagcttttttcctcaagagaagcgccaaaaaccttccaacgaggaagtattagagaagctcagaatcttatcggagcaagtggcactcttggtgaatacgaataaagacaagcaacttccggttcagctccaacctgaaatacaaatggagagtgaaaccgggagttgcaacgtcggtttgaagagtattcccgag ggtgtcactacatgtgtcctatacttgtcctcgccgactcaacggaaggtgggaaaaggaatattgtacaatacttcgggagaagtattgcacaatattccgatccccgcgggccatgtcaaagtatcgcctacggttgctttcgaaccaactgcaccgttgcccataccggacaacgatggagatatgaagttcttaagcgacgctattggcagttacgtggcatggcccacacaccttgttgccctcgaaaaaaagattcccaaggacaaatcagttacatctcccgaaaag attcaataa